A region from the Triticum urartu cultivar G1812 chromosome 1, Tu2.1, whole genome shotgun sequence genome encodes:
- the LOC125511246 gene encoding probable ADP-ribosylation factor GTPase-activating protein AGD8 translates to MATDAGAADRSSVFRKLRAKSDNKMCFDCNAKNPTWASVTYGVFLCIDCSAVHRSLGVHVSFVRSTNLDSWTPEQLKMMVYGGNNRAQAFFKQHGWTDGGKIEAKYTSRAADLYRQLLLKEVSKSSTEDGNNSGPPSPVAASQTSSQAAAFPDFKLAEVPKVVVNEKNEPESETIRSPKAPTHSFKKPIGGKKPGSKTGGLGARKLTTKPSESLYEQKPEEPAPALPSVAESTTARSKSHTSRFEYVENVPSAGSSSAENQAFGHVAPPKSSNFFGEYGMDSGYHKKSTSGASKMQVEESSEARQKFSNAKSISSSQFFSDQANLEKEGQISLQKFSGSSAISSADLFGQQANNSNADLSASDLINRISFQATQDLTSLKSMAGQTGKKLTSMASNIISDLDRIL, encoded by the exons ATGGCGACCGATGCCGGCGCCGCCGACAGGAGCTCCGTCTTCCGCAAGCTCCGCGCCAAATCCGACAATAAG ATGTGCTTCGACTGCAACGCCAAGAACCCCACCTGGGCCTCCGTCACCTACGGCGTCTTCCTCTGCATCGACTGCTCCGCCGTCCACCGCAGCCTCGGCGTCCACGTCTCCTTCGTCAG GTCAACAAATTTGGATTCATGGACCCCAGAACAGTTGAAAATGATGGTTTATGGGGGAAACAACCGTGCACAAGCTTTCTTTAAGCAGCATGGTTGGACTGATGGTGGAAAGATCGAGGCAAAGTACACTTCAAGAGCTGCTGACTTATACAGACAGTTGCTCCTCAAAGAGGTTTCTAAAAGTTCCACAGAAGATGGCAATAATAGTGGGCCGCCCTCCCCAGTCGCAGCTTCTCAGACTTCAAGCCAAGCAGCTGCATTTCCTGATTTCAAACTGGCAGAGGTGCCGAAAGTAGTTGTGAATGAGAAGAATGAGCCTGAGTCTGAAACTATTCGTTCACCTAAAGCTCCTACCCATTCATTCAAGAAGCCAATCGGTGGAAAGAAGCCTGGAAGTAAGACTGGTGGACTTGGTGCGCGCAAGCTTACGACAAAG CCAAGTGAAAGCCTCTATGAGCAGAAACCTGAAGAGCCAGCTCCTGCCCTGCCATCAGTGGCTGAAAGCACTACAGCTAGGAGCAAATCTCATACTTCCCGATTTGAATATGTGGAAAATGTACCTTCTGCTGGGAGCAGCTCTGCGGAAAACCAGGCGTTTGGGCATGTTGCGCCCCCAAAGTCTTCAAACTTTTTTGGTGAATACGGGATGGACAGTGGATATCACAAGAAATCTACTTCTGGTGCATCCAAAATGCAG GTCGAGGAAAGTAGCGAAGCAAGACAGAAGTTCTCAAATGCAAAGTCTATTTCATCTTCTCAGTTTTTCAGTGATCAAGCCAATTTAGAAAAAGAGGGCCAAATCTCCCTCCAAAAATTCTCT GGATCCTCTGCCATTTCAAGTGCTGATCTGTTTGGCCAACAAGCGAACAATTCTAATGCCGATCTGAGTGCTTCGGATTTGATCAACAGAATCTCCTTCCAG GCCACTCAGGACTTGACCTCTCTCAAGAGCATGGCTGGGCAGACTGGGAAGAAGCTGACATCTATGGCGTCCAACATCATATCTGATCTTGACCGGATCCTCTGA